A single window of Macaca mulatta isolate MMU2019108-1 chromosome 9, T2T-MMU8v2.0, whole genome shotgun sequence DNA harbors:
- the IFIT3 gene encoding interferon-induced protein with tetratricopeptide repeats 3 isoform X1, producing MSEVTKNSLEQILPQLKCHFTWNLFKEESVSRDLEDRVCNQIEFLNTEFKATMYNLLAYIKHLDGKNEAALECLRQAEELIQQEHADQAEIRSLVTWGNYAWVYYHLGRLSDAQIYVDKVKQTCKKFSNPYSIEYPELDCEEGWTQLKCGRNERAKVCFEKALEEKPNNPEFSSGLAIAMYHLDNNPEKQFSTDVLKQAIELSPDNQYVKVLLGLKLQKMNKEAEGEQLVEEALEKAPCQTDVLRSAAKFYRRKGDLDKAIELFQRALESTPNNGYLYHQIGCCYKAKVRQMQNTGESEASGNKEKIEALKQYAMDYSNKALEKGLNPLDAYSDLAEFLEAECYQTPFSKEDPDAEKRQSHQHYCNLQKYNGKSEDTALQCGLEGLSISKKSTEKEEIKDQPQNVSENLLPQNAPNYWYHQGLIHKQNGDLLQAVKCYEKELGRLLRNAPSGIGSFFLSASELEDGSEEMGQDTVSSNPRELVSNSE from the exons ATGAg TGAGGTCACCAAGAATTCCCTGGAGCAAATCCTTCCACAACTGAAATGCCATTTCACCTGGAACTTATTCAAGGAAGAAAGTGTCTCAAGGGATCTGGAAGACAGAGTGTGTAACcagattgaatttttaaatactgaGTTCAAAGCTACAATGTACAACTTGTTGGCCTACATAAAACACCTAGATGGTAAAAACGAGGCAGCCCTGGAATGCTTACGGCAAGCTGAAGAGTTAATCCAGCAAGAGCATGCTGACCAAGCAGAAATCAGAAGTCTAGTCACTTGGGGAAACTACGCCTGGGTCTACTATCACTTGGGCAGACTCTCAGATGCTCAGATTTATGTAGACAAGGTAAAACAAACCTGCAAGAAATTTTCAAATCCATACAGTATTGAGTATCCTGAACTTGACTGTGAGGAAGGGTGGACACAACTGAAGTGTGGAAGAAATGAAAGGGCGAAGGTGTGTTTTGAGAAGGCTCTGGAAGAAAAACCTAACAACCCAGAATTCTCCTCTGGACTGGCAATTGCGATGTACCATCTGGATAATAACCCAGAGAAACAGTTCTCTACTGATGTTTTGAAACAGGCCATTGAGCTGAGTCCTGATAACCAGTATGTCAAGGTTCTCTTGGGCCTCAAACTGCAGAAGATGAATAAAGAAGCCGAAGGAGAGCAGTTGGTTGAAGAAGCCTTGGAAAAGGCTCCTTGCCAAACAGATGTCCTCCGCAGTGCAGCcaaattttacagaagaaaaggtGACCTAGACAAAGCTATTGAACTGTTTCAACGGGCATTGGAATCCACACCAAACAATGGCTACCTCTATCACCAGATTGGGTGCTGCTACAAGGCAAAAGTAAGGCAAATGCAGAATACAGGAGAATCTGAAGCTAGTGGAAATAAAGAGAAGATTGAAGCACTAAAGCAATATGCTATGGACTATTCGAATAAAGCTCTTGAGAAGGGACTGAATCCTCTGGATGCGTACTCCGATCTTGCTGAGTTCCTGGAGGCAGAATGTTATCAGACACCATTCAGTAAGGAAGACCCTGATGCTGAGAAGCGACAATCCCATCAGCACTATTGCAACCTTCAGAAATATAACGGGAAGTCTGAAGACACTGCTCTCCAATGTGGTTTAGAGGGTTTGTCCATAAGCAAAAAATCAACTGAGAAGGAAGAGATCAAAGACCAACCACAGAATGTATCTGAAAATCTGCTTCCACAAAATGCACCGAATTATTGGTATCATCAAGGATTAATTCATAAGCAGAATGGAGATCTGCTGCAAGCAGTCAAATGTTATGAGAAGGAACTGGGCCGCCTGCTAAGGAATGCCCCTTCAGGCATAGGCAGTTTTTTCCTGTCAGCATCTGAGCTTGAGGATGGCAGTGAGGAAATGGGCCAGGACACAGTCAGCTCCAATCCTAGAGAGCTCGTCTCTAACTCAGAGTAA
- the IFIT3 gene encoding interferon-induced protein with tetratricopeptide repeats 3 isoform X2 — protein MSEVTKNSLEQILPQLKCHFTWNLFKEESVSRDLEDRVCNQIEFLNTEFKATMYNLLAYIKHLDGKNEAALECLRQAEELIQQEHADQAEIRSLVTWGNYAWVYYHLGRLSDAQIYVDKVKQTCKKFSNPYSIEYPELDCEEGWTQLKCGRNERAKVCFEKALEEKPNNPEFSSGLAIAMYHLDNNPEKQFSTDVLKQAIELSPDNQYVKVLLGLKLQKMNKEAEGEQLVEEALEKAPCQTDVLRSAAKFYRRKGDLDKAIELFQRALESTPNNGYLYHQIGCCYKAKVRQMQNTGESEASGNKEKIEALKQYAMDYSNKALEKGLNPLDAYSDLAEFLEAECYQTPFSKEDPDAEKRQSHQHYCNLQKYNGKSEDTALQCGLEGLSISKKSTEKEEIKDQPQNVSENLLPQNAPNYWYHQGLIHKQNGDLLQAVKCYEKELGRLLRNAPSGIGSFFLSASELEDGSEEMGQDTVSSNPRELVSNSE, from the exons ATGAG TGAGGTCACCAAGAATTCCCTGGAGCAAATCCTTCCACAACTGAAATGCCATTTCACCTGGAACTTATTCAAGGAAGAAAGTGTCTCAAGGGATCTGGAAGACAGAGTGTGTAACcagattgaatttttaaatactgaGTTCAAAGCTACAATGTACAACTTGTTGGCCTACATAAAACACCTAGATGGTAAAAACGAGGCAGCCCTGGAATGCTTACGGCAAGCTGAAGAGTTAATCCAGCAAGAGCATGCTGACCAAGCAGAAATCAGAAGTCTAGTCACTTGGGGAAACTACGCCTGGGTCTACTATCACTTGGGCAGACTCTCAGATGCTCAGATTTATGTAGACAAGGTAAAACAAACCTGCAAGAAATTTTCAAATCCATACAGTATTGAGTATCCTGAACTTGACTGTGAGGAAGGGTGGACACAACTGAAGTGTGGAAGAAATGAAAGGGCGAAGGTGTGTTTTGAGAAGGCTCTGGAAGAAAAACCTAACAACCCAGAATTCTCCTCTGGACTGGCAATTGCGATGTACCATCTGGATAATAACCCAGAGAAACAGTTCTCTACTGATGTTTTGAAACAGGCCATTGAGCTGAGTCCTGATAACCAGTATGTCAAGGTTCTCTTGGGCCTCAAACTGCAGAAGATGAATAAAGAAGCCGAAGGAGAGCAGTTGGTTGAAGAAGCCTTGGAAAAGGCTCCTTGCCAAACAGATGTCCTCCGCAGTGCAGCcaaattttacagaagaaaaggtGACCTAGACAAAGCTATTGAACTGTTTCAACGGGCATTGGAATCCACACCAAACAATGGCTACCTCTATCACCAGATTGGGTGCTGCTACAAGGCAAAAGTAAGGCAAATGCAGAATACAGGAGAATCTGAAGCTAGTGGAAATAAAGAGAAGATTGAAGCACTAAAGCAATATGCTATGGACTATTCGAATAAAGCTCTTGAGAAGGGACTGAATCCTCTGGATGCGTACTCCGATCTTGCTGAGTTCCTGGAGGCAGAATGTTATCAGACACCATTCAGTAAGGAAGACCCTGATGCTGAGAAGCGACAATCCCATCAGCACTATTGCAACCTTCAGAAATATAACGGGAAGTCTGAAGACACTGCTCTCCAATGTGGTTTAGAGGGTTTGTCCATAAGCAAAAAATCAACTGAGAAGGAAGAGATCAAAGACCAACCACAGAATGTATCTGAAAATCTGCTTCCACAAAATGCACCGAATTATTGGTATCATCAAGGATTAATTCATAAGCAGAATGGAGATCTGCTGCAAGCAGTCAAATGTTATGAGAAGGAACTGGGCCGCCTGCTAAGGAATGCCCCTTCAGGCATAGGCAGTTTTTTCCTGTCAGCATCTGAGCTTGAGGATGGCAGTGAGGAAATGGGCCAGGACACAGTCAGCTCCAATCCTAGAGAGCTCGTCTCTAACTCAGAGTAA